In the genome of Methylomagnum ishizawai, the window CGGGCGGTGTGCGGGCACGCGCAAGCGTGGCCGGTTTCCAGTGGGCCGGTTTGTCACCCCGCATACCGTCCGTCTCCCAACCGCCGTGACAAGCGGTCGAGACGGCTCTTCATCCACCACTGGAGTCCGTCATGTCCCCTAAGCCCACCCGCGCCCAAGTTGCGCCCGAAGCCTTCCCCCGTCCCGTCCACCCGGCGCTGTCATCGAGGGAGGAACGGGCATGAAACCGAACCCCATCAACGCGATCCACGTCCCGGAAAACCTCCTAATCCAATTCGCCAAAATCACCTTTGGCAAAACCACCCCGACCTATGTGGATTTCATCGCCGTTTCGTTGGGCCGCGCCAAGTCGCTTTCCCGGCTACTCGCCGACGCGGGCGAAGCGGCCAAGGCCAGCGGCTATACCCAACTCCAACCCGACCATATCCAGGAAGCGGCCAGCGTCATCGCCGAGGAAATCGAGAAGGCCGAAACCCTGATAGACGCCCTGTTCGACAGCGTGCGGGAGCAGGGGGGCGGACATGGCTAAAGTCACCAGACTGCCCACGAAAAGGCCGCTCCCGCCCGGCGCGTTGAATCGGGACGAAATCCACGCCTTGACGGAAGCCGCGAACATCATCAAGTGGGCGCGGAACAAATGCCGCGAGGGAACCGCCCTACATGCCGAATTGGCCATCGCCTACAAGACCCTGCAATCCGCGATTTGCAGCTGGCTGGATATGATCGAAGGGGGCGGACCATGAGCGCCCCGAACACGCAAAAAAAAGCCCCGGAGTCGAGGAAGACCGGGGCGATTCAGCAAAAACAGCCAATAGGCGAAACTGGCCGTGGTGGTGATGGTATCACATCCACGCACGCAAGGAAGGCGGCGCGGAAAGGGGAAATCCCCCCCACCCGCGAGAACGTCCGGGCCGCGCTGTCCCACCTGTCCCCCGACCTGGACCGCGCAACCTGGGCGCGGACGCTGACCGCCATCAAGAGCGCCCTGGGCGAGGATGGCCGGGACATCGCCCAAGCGTGGAGCGAACCGGGCGCGAGCTACAGCGCCGCCGACTTCCGCGACACCTGGAAATCCATCCAGGCCAGCGGCAAAACCACCATCGCCACCCTATGGCGCATGGCCTTGGATGCCGGATGGAAACCGGACGGCGAAGCGCACCAGGAAACCGAAGCCGAGCGCCTGGAACGCGAACGCAAGCGGGCCGAGCGTGAGAAGAAGGAAGCCGACAAAGCGGCGCGGAAGGCACGGGTGGCCGAAACCACCGCCCACGCCCTCAAGATCGAAGCGAAGCCCGCCGGGACCGACCATCCCTACCTGATCCGCAAGGGCATCCAACCGACCCCGAACCTGTTCGAGGCCACGGCGGAACGGCTGGCGGAAATCACCGGCTACACCCCCAAGAGCGACGGCGAACCCCTGGCGGGCCGGGTGTTGCTGGCCTTCGTGGAAAAGGGCGACCAACGGCCCACGGTCGAATTCATCGACGAGGCCGGGCGCAAGTCGGCGCTGGCCGGCGGGCCGAAGTCCGGCGGCTACTGGCCGGCCCAAGCCTTGCCCGAAGGCGACGGGGCCGGTTCAACCCTCGCCATCGGGGAAGGCATGGCGACCACGATCACCGGGCAGGAAGCGACCGGCGACCACGGCGTAGCGGCGCTGTCCGCCTCGAACCTGCCCAAGGTCGCAAAGGCCATGCACGAGCGCTGCCCGGCGGCGCGGCTCTTGATCCTGGGCGACCTGGGCAACGGCCAGGAATACGCCGAACGGGCGGCGCGGGAAAATGCCGCGGCCCTGGCCCTGCCCAAGTTCACGCCCGAGCAAGTGGCGGCGCACCAGGAACGGCACGGCCAGCCGCCCACCGACTTCAACGATCTGGCCGCGCTGGCGGGCTTGGAGGAAGTCCGGCGGCAAATCGCCCAAGCCCTGCGCGGCGAACCCCCGGAAACCCCGGAACCGGCCACCGCCCCCACGGCCAGCGCTCCCAAGCCGCCGCCGACCGCCCTCCCGAATGGCTACAAGCTCACCGCCAGGGCGCTCTGGTACATCCCCGAGTCCACGGCGGAAGGCGGCGAAGCCGAGAGCGCCAACCCCGGCGACGAATCGAAAATCTTCGTTTCCAGCCCCCTGCATGTCACCGCCGAAACCCGGAGCAAGGACCAAACCGGGTGGGGCCGCTTGCTCGAATGGCAGGACCGCGACGGCCACCCCCACGCCTGGACCATCCCCATGTCCATGCTCGAAGGCGAGCCGTCCGCCGTGTGCGCGATCCTGGCTGACCGGGGCTTGATCACCGGCATCGGTTCCAAGTCACGGAACCTGTTGATCCGCTACGTCAAGGAATGCGCCCCCGGCGTCAAGGTCCGTTCGACCGATAGCACCGGCTGGCACGGCCAAGCCTACGTGATGACCGGCCAGACCATCGGCGACAACGCGGGCGAGCGCGTGCTGTACCAGGGCGGCGGGGCCGGGATGGGCGACTTCCGCCAGAAAGGCACCGCCGCCGACTGGCGGGCGCACGTCGCCCCCCTCTGCGCCGGGAACTCCCGCGCCCTGTTCGCGGTGGGCATGGCCTTCGCCGCGCCCCTGCTCAGGTTCGCCCAAGGGGAAGAATCCGGCGGGGCGCACCTGCGCGGCGATTCCAGTTCCGGCAAGTCCACCCTGCTGTGGCTGGCGGCTTCGATCTACGGCCCGCCCACCGGACAGGATTCCTTCCGCAAGGAATGGCGGGCCACCGGCAACGCCATGGAAGGCACGGCGACCTCCCGCAACGATTCCCTGTTGATCCTCGACGAAATGGGGCAGGTGGACGGCAAGGAAGCCGGGGCCATCGCCTACATGCTGGCGAACGGCCAGCCCAAGCTCAGGATGACGGAAAACATCGCCCTGCGGAAAACCTCGACTTGGCGGCTGCTGTTCCTCTCGACCGGCGAAGTCTCCCTGGCCGAACACATGGCCGCCGCCGGAAAGACCATCAAGGCCGGGCAGGAAAACCGGCTGGCCGACATCCCCGCCGCCCCGTTCACCGGGTTCGGCGTATTCGACACCCTCAACGGCTACCCGAGCGGCGCGGCGCTGTCCGTCGCGATCCGGGAGGCCACCGCCCAATACCACGGCGCGGTGGGCGTGGCCTTCATCGAACGGCTTATCCAGGTTCAAGACAGCCTTCCCGACCGCATCAAGGCCACCACCGCCCGCTTCGTTGCCGACGCCGTGCCCAAGGGCGCGAGCGGGCAGGTGGACCGGGTGGCGAAGCGGTTTGGCTTGGTGGCGACCGCCCTGGAACTGGCGGGCGAATTCGGCCTGACCGGCTGGGACGCCGACGAATGCACCGGGGCCGTCAAGCAATGCTTCGCGGGCTGGCTGAACCAGAGGGGCGGCGCGGGCGACCACGAGGTTTCCGCGATCCTGTCCCAGGTCCGGGCCTTTTTCGAGGCCAACGGCGAAAGCCGCTTTTCCGACTGGGACGCCGCCGAGCGCGTGGAGAACGGCGCGGACCTCGAAAGCCGGGCCGTCGCGGGCCGGGTGGGCTTCAAGCGCCGGGACCGGAACCAGGGCTATGCCTTCTACGTGCTGCCCGAAGCCTTCAAGCGCGAAATCTGCGCCGGACTCGACCCCGAGCGGGCCGCGCAGGTGTTGAAGGCCCACGGCTGGATCGAACCCGACAGCCAAGGAAAAACCCAGCAAAAACCGAGGCTTCCGGGTTTCGGCAAGCCGACCCGCTGTTATGTGTTCACCCCGAAGATGTGGGAATCGCCATGACCCTATTCCACCCAGGCCAAAAAAGCGGTGGGACGGGTGGGACAGGTGGGACAAACCACCAAGAACCCAATGGAATCAATGGGTTCCAGGAATGGGGGTTTGTCCCACCCAAGCAAAAGAGGGTGGGACACGGTGGGACAAATGGAACCGGGCTTCCCGGCCTGTTTGTCCCACCCGTCCCACCTAAAGAAAGAGTGGGTGGGACATTTCCCCAGCCCCAAGAATCCAGCAACGGCGCGGGTTTCCGGGGTTTGTCCCACCTGTCCCACCTGTCCCACCGGAAAAAACGCCTTCCCGGAAAATTTCCCCGCCCCGGCCCCAAAAACCGGGCGGCGATGGCACCGGCCCATCCGGTGCCCCCTGGCACCCCCGCCCCGGCGGAATGCCCCAACCCCCTGTCAAATGAAGGACTTACGCACATGAACCACCCCAACCCCACCGTCCAAGCCGCCCTGGCGGACCTCGAAACCGCCGCCGCGCAATTCGAGAAAGTCCGGGGCCAATATCAAGACCTCACCGACAAAGCCGCCGCGCAGAACGCCCTGGCGGACGAAGCGGAAGCGGATGCCACCCGCCACGCCGAAGCCATCCATGCCGGCATCCGGGACGGTTCCTTGAACAAAGGCCAAGTCCAAGAATTGGCGCTTGCCCAGACGACCGCCGCCACCTTGGGCCAGCAGTACCGGGGATTCGCGGCGGAATTGCTGGCCGAGGCCGAGCTAATCAAGCCCAAGGCCAACGGAGCATCATTAACGGCAAAGGAGACATGGAACAAAGCCATCGAGGTTTACGCGGATGCCGAATTCCAAACCATTTTGGATGAAATCGGATATAAGCTAGAAATGGCGATCCGGCTTCAAATCTGGAAATATCAAGCCCACCCCGACAAGCGGAATCTTGAAATATCTTATAGCAATGATTCCCCGGCAAAACCCGGCCTGTTTTGCGCGATGAAATACCTTGAAAAGCACATCGCCAAAAAATTGGACCAACCACGGCTTAACGAATACAGCGAATTGACGGCGGCTTTGATGAACAAACCCACCTTCCGATTCTCCAAGCCTTTCGTCCTTTTCACCAGAAAGGACGGATAACCCCAGAACGCCGCGCCATATCAAGGCGCGGCGGTTTCACCAAACGACCATAGAGGAATCAATATCATGGCTACATGGCTAGCGCTGAAAGTCGAGGACGATATTTCAGCCGAATCCTTCAATACCAATCCGTTATTCAATCAAAAGCTAGCGCACTTATTGAATATCACGAAGAATATTGGTATTGAAGCCAGCATTTTCACCGAAGAATCCAAGGTCGGCGCTATCCGCAGCGGATTGGCCAAGCTTGGGCACCATAACATCCAATTCGGCCAGTTTCCCGGCGGGGCATCACCTCAAGGTGGAAAGGCCCACGCCCCATCCGCCCCCGCTTCGTCGGCGCAATACTCAAAGACGAAGGCTTTCGGATAATCCCATCCCGCTGAAATCCGGGGCCGGTTGTTGCCAGCCGGTCCCGGCCATCGCTGGCACCAAGGCGGCGCTTGGCCATCCTTGGCGGTCGCCGCCATCCCACCGCACGCACCAGGGCGCACGATCCCGCCGCCCATCGCCCTCCCGGCCCTGGAACCCCACCGCATCGACCGATCCGGCCCGTTCCGGCACCGCCGGAAGCCCAGCCGGGCCGCGCCCATCCATCCCCGCACCGCCATCCATTGGCAAAATCCGGCAACCCGAAAAGCTGGAAATCCCTTGATTCCCAAGGGATGCAGCCCAAAAACCCGCTTGGCGGGAATGGCAGAAGATGGCAGTGGATGACAGTTTTTGGCAGTGCCCCACGCCGGAAAAGCCTTGCGGCGCGGGGCTTGTGGCGGAATCCCGATGGCGGCGGGCCGGGGATTCGGCAAAGCCCGCAGGCGCGGGGGGAGGTGCGCTGTAGGGGGTGAAAAGGGCCGAACGCCGCCATCCGGCGGCGGCGCGGACCACGGCATTAAGGGAGACACAGAAGGCCGGGATTGTCCTGGAACAGCTTGCGCCGCTCCTCTTCCGGCAACAGGCCAAGCAATGCCGCCGCGATGCTAGCGGCGCTGGCCTGTCCGGGTTCGACGTATTGCTTGAAGGCGAGATTGAAGACCGACCGGGCACCGCAGTGCTTGCAGGTGCAATAAAGGTCGGCGATGGAGTCCGTCAACGGGACACGGTGGGTGATGGTGGTGGGCTTACGGCAATCCGGGCAGGTAATTCGCATGGTTCCCCCTGTTTGCTGCTATTGATGAGCCTTGGCTTCCTGGGGCCGCGCCACGGAAGCCCCAACAGCCCCAAGCGCACAATCAGGGTGTACCTAAGGGTGTACCCATTTTCTCAAAAGGCCATTGTAAGCCGCGCAAATCAAGGCTTTCAATTTGCAGATGAAAAGAATCTGAGCGCATTTCACCCCGTGTCACCCCGTCGCATTTTTCATCTAAAGCCCTGATTCTCAGGGCTTTTTTATTTCACCTCATTGCATCCCATCGCACCGAATCGCATTGTTTGGGTGTACCTTTTTTTGAGGCACATCCTCCCTTTTGAATATGACGAAGGCACGTGCGCCACGCCGGTCAGTGGTGGTGCTGGCAAGCGCTGGCGAGGCCCTGTCCCCCGTGTCCCGCCCGGCGAGGGCTGCCGAGACTGATATCGCAGTAGAGCGCGTCCGGGTCGCAGCCCTCGCATTCCAATTGCAAGGTGCAATGGCCGATGCCGTAATTCTCGTGGAGGGCGTCGCCGATCTGGCGCTGGATCAAGGCCGCTTGGCTGACCGTCATATCGTCCACCACGATATGGGCCGACAACACCTTGAGGCTTTGCGACAAGCTCCACACATGCAAATCATGCACACCGCGCACTCCCTCGATCTGCATCAGATCGCGCACCATGGTGCTCATCTCGACATCGGCAGGCGTGCTTTCCAACAGGATCGCCACGGTCTCGCGCAGGATCAGCCAAGCGTTCCACAGGATCAACCCGCCGATCAACACGCTGGCCAGGGGATCGAGCCAATCCAGCCCGGTCAGCCAAATGCCCACCCCGGCCAGGATCGCCCCCAAGGTCGAAAACACATCGCCCAGCAAATGCAGGAAGGCGCTGCGCAGGTTCAAATCGTGTTCGGCCCCGTGGCTGACCAGCCAAGCCGTGACCAGGTTCACCACGAAAGCTGCGGTCCCGACCGTCATCAGCACGTCGGACGCCACCGGGACCGGATTCAAGAAGCGCTGGTAAGCCTCGAAAAAGATGAAGGCCGCGATCAACACCAAGGTGCTGGAATTGACCAAGGCGGCGAGGATGCCGACGCGGTGGTAGCCGAAGGTCTTGCCGGCATGGGCCGGTTGCTCGGCCAGCCGGTGCGCGTACCAAGCCAGGGCCAGCGCGGCCACGTCGGTGATATTGTGGGCGGCGTCGGTAAGCAAGGCCAGGCTATGGGCATACCAGCCCGCCAGCGCCTCGAACACTACGAAACCAAGGGTAAGCAACAGCGAAACCACCAGCCGGAACCGGGTTTGCCCGCCATGCGCGTGAACGTGAGTATGCCCTGCCACGAGTCGAACCTATAATGAGTGGAACCAATCCATCCGGGGGAACCGGACCAGGCTTGCGCATGGTCCGGTTCGACGGTGCCGAGTGTAGAACAGCTTACTCCCGCCGCCCGCCCGGCTGCCATGCCCCGCCGCCAAAACGCCGCGTCCCTGCCCGATGCGCCGGAGCGCCAACCCGCGCCCATCCCTACTAATGGAGTCCGCCATGTCGTCCCGTTATTTCACCACCGCGCTATTCGCCGCCCTCCTGCCACTCTGGACCGCCCCGGCGGGGGCCGACACCGTCATCGAATATCGGGTGGAACAAGGTAAGCATAGCGTCCTACAGCCGGTCATCATCAAGGCCGGGACCGTCTTGGTGAAAGGGGCGGGCGGCGATGGCAACCTGGACGTGTTATACGAACGCGAAGCCGAACGCCTGGTCCTGATCGACCACAAGAAACAGCGCTATACCCCCATTACCGACGAACGGGTCGGGCGCATCGCCCAGCAGGCCGAGGATTTGCAGCCGGTGTTGCGCGGCATCGGCGAGCAACTGCGGAAGTTGTCCCCCAAGCAGCGCGAGAAATGGGAACAAATGCTGGGCGGGGTGTCGCTGGACCAATTCGACGCCACCCGCAAAGCCGCCGCCTCGACCCGCTTGCTGAAAACCGGGGTGGGCAAGCAATTCGCGGGGGTGAACTGCCAGGAAATGAACGTGGTCAAGGGCGGGGCCAAGGCTTTGGAATTCTGCCTCGCCGACCCGGCCGCGCTGAAGCTGGGGCGGGAGGACGCGGAAACCTTGCGGGCCTTGATCGGTTTCACCCAGAAGCTGGCCGAGAAGGCGCAAGGCTTGACCAGCCAGTTGGGGATGGACTTGCCGATGGGCGGCTTGGCGGGTTTGGCGGGGGTGCCCATCGAACTGCGCGACCTGGACGGCAAGCATCCGCTGGCGATGCGTTTGAACCGGGTCGATGGCGAGACCGTCGCCGCCGCGCCCAAGGTGCCGGAAGGCTATCGGGAGAAGTCGCTGGAACTTTGGCGCTGAGCCTGGGCAGTCGGTTTGGGTCTACGGGTAATCCTTGGCGTCCAAAGCTGGCGTTGGACTCCGCGCTCCGACCGGAACCGCCTTAACCGCGCATCATCCGCTCGCCCGCGGGCACGCCCACCGGCGCTTGCGCCTGCGTTTCCTCGGCCTTCTGCTTGAACTGCCCGCGCTGCGCCAGCAAAGACGCCCCCACGCACACCAGGATGGCCCCGAGGCTGGTTTCCAGGGTCAGGAACGCCCCGATCTTGAAATAGGCGAAAGCCGGATGGGCGAAGCGCACCAGCCAACCGGCCAGTTCGTCGGCCAGGGCGGACGCGAAGGTCAGCCCGCTCAGCCAGATTTTCAGCCCCATCGACAGGTTGGCGAACAACAGGAGGTGGGTCAGCGTCACCGCCAGCATCCCCATCGCGAACAAATGGAAATGGGTGACTTCCAATAGGCTCTGATAACTCTTGGGCTGGGTGAATTTCTCCTCCGAACCCAGGTAATACTCGACCACCGAATCGTAGCCCAGGCCCATCTTATGGAAATACATCATGCCGTTGCTGATCCATAGCAGGGCGATATAGCCCAGGAACATCAGCACGATGGTGTTGAGCAGGGTTTGGCGGCGCTGTTCGCCGGTGACGAAAAAACGCATTATCGAACCTCTTCGCGCAAGGCGATTTTGTGGATGGCCATGACTTTGCGGAGACTGTCGAGGGCGGCGCGGGAACTCAAGGTCGCCCCGCTGATGCCATCGACGCCTTGATTCAGCTTCAATTCTTGCAGGGGGCGCTTATAGAGCCGCTCGAACCACCGCGCCGGCGGTTGGTATTCGGGCGGTTCGTGGAAGGCCAGGATTTCGGCGCGGACCAATTCGCCGCCGGGGGATAGCACCACCAGCAGCATTTCCGGCTGGGTACGCACGGTGTGGGATTCTAGCGCGGCGTAACCCAGGATTTGCCCGCCTTTCTTGCCCACGTAGAAGGTGAACAAATGGCCGTCCAGTTTGGCTTGGGCGGTCTTCTCGACCTCCGCCGCTTGTTCTTCGCTCAGGAACACCGGCTGCGCTTCGATTTCGGCCTCCTTGCCGAACGCCAGCTCGAAGGCTTCCTCCTTGCTGTAATACACCATGCCCAGGGCGGTCGGGGCCGCGAGGGCCAGGGAAAGGAAAACCGCCGTCAAATAATTGCGCATGTCCGCTGGTTCCCGTGCCCGGTTCCGGGCGATGTTGGTGGTGATACCGAAGCTTGGATTGGCGCGGGTCGCCGCCCGGTGGTCCGGGCGACCCGCTGCCAGCCGTCCGCCCCGTCATGGAACGGACACTTTGCCCAGCACTGTAGTTGACAATGAATCTCGTTTCAAGCGGCGCGGCCAGCGATGGGGCCACCGCAGGAATCAGGCTTGCTTCCCGATCCGAAACAACGCGCGGGGGCGGTCCCCGCTCCGGGCTGGACCCGCCTCAAATTCCGCGTTGCCCGCCGATAGTCCTGGTGTAAGCTTTTGCCGGATTTGGACCCGGTTCCCACTATTCAGGAGGAGAAATCATCGATGCGGAACATTTTAGGAGCGCTCGCCCTCGCGGCCTGGTTGGCCGCTTGCCAAACAGCCCCGGACAAGACCGCCGCCCATGGTCACGGGACGGCCAATGTCGATCCCGACCTCGACGAGGCGAGCAATGATTTGGAAGAGTCGAAGAGCGATTACGATGCCTGTTTACGCGAGCAGGAGGACGATGCCGAACTGGATTGCGAAGCCTCGAAAGAAATGTACGAGGAAGACCAGGCGGCCTACGACGCCCTCCTGAAGAAGAAAAAAACCCAGCACTGAAACCACCGGCGTGGGCCGGTATCCCGGCCTGCCCGATGTCTTCATGGCGGCGGCGCTTGGGGCGTCAACGGCCTGTCCCCCGGACCCAGTA includes:
- a CDS encoding DUF927 domain-containing protein encodes the protein MSAPNTQKKAPESRKTGAIQQKQPIGETGRGGDGITSTHARKAARKGEIPPTRENVRAALSHLSPDLDRATWARTLTAIKSALGEDGRDIAQAWSEPGASYSAADFRDTWKSIQASGKTTIATLWRMALDAGWKPDGEAHQETEAERLERERKRAEREKKEADKAARKARVAETTAHALKIEAKPAGTDHPYLIRKGIQPTPNLFEATAERLAEITGYTPKSDGEPLAGRVLLAFVEKGDQRPTVEFIDEAGRKSALAGGPKSGGYWPAQALPEGDGAGSTLAIGEGMATTITGQEATGDHGVAALSASNLPKVAKAMHERCPAARLLILGDLGNGQEYAERAARENAAALALPKFTPEQVAAHQERHGQPPTDFNDLAALAGLEEVRRQIAQALRGEPPETPEPATAPTASAPKPPPTALPNGYKLTARALWYIPESTAEGGEAESANPGDESKIFVSSPLHVTAETRSKDQTGWGRLLEWQDRDGHPHAWTIPMSMLEGEPSAVCAILADRGLITGIGSKSRNLLIRYVKECAPGVKVRSTDSTGWHGQAYVMTGQTIGDNAGERVLYQGGGAGMGDFRQKGTAADWRAHVAPLCAGNSRALFAVGMAFAAPLLRFAQGEESGGAHLRGDSSSGKSTLLWLAASIYGPPTGQDSFRKEWRATGNAMEGTATSRNDSLLILDEMGQVDGKEAGAIAYMLANGQPKLRMTENIALRKTSTWRLLFLSTGEVSLAEHMAAAGKTIKAGQENRLADIPAAPFTGFGVFDTLNGYPSGAALSVAIREATAQYHGAVGVAFIERLIQVQDSLPDRIKATTARFVADAVPKGASGQVDRVAKRFGLVATALELAGEFGLTGWDADECTGAVKQCFAGWLNQRGGAGDHEVSAILSQVRAFFEANGESRFSDWDAAERVENGADLESRAVAGRVGFKRRDRNQGYAFYVLPEAFKREICAGLDPERAAQVLKAHGWIEPDSQGKTQQKPRLPGFGKPTRCYVFTPKMWESP
- a CDS encoding ogr/Delta-like zinc finger family protein, with protein sequence MRITCPDCRKPTTITHRVPLTDSIADLYCTCKHCGARSVFNLAFKQYVEPGQASAASIAAALLGLLPEEERRKLFQDNPGLLCLP
- a CDS encoding cation diffusion facilitator family transporter, with protein sequence MAGHTHVHAHGGQTRFRLVVSLLLTLGFVVFEALAGWYAHSLALLTDAAHNITDVAALALAWYAHRLAEQPAHAGKTFGYHRVGILAALVNSSTLVLIAAFIFFEAYQRFLNPVPVASDVLMTVGTAAFVVNLVTAWLVSHGAEHDLNLRSAFLHLLGDVFSTLGAILAGVGIWLTGLDWLDPLASVLIGGLILWNAWLILRETVAILLESTPADVEMSTMVRDLMQIEGVRGVHDLHVWSLSQSLKVLSAHIVVDDMTVSQAALIQRQIGDALHENYGIGHCTLQLECEGCDPDALYCDISLGSPRRAGHGGQGLASACQHHH
- a CDS encoding FMN-binding protein, which gives rise to MRNYLTAVFLSLALAAPTALGMVYYSKEEAFELAFGKEAEIEAQPVFLSEEQAAEVEKTAQAKLDGHLFTFYVGKKGGQILGYAALESHTVRTQPEMLLVVLSPGGELVRAEILAFHEPPEYQPPARWFERLYKRPLQELKLNQGVDGISGATLSSRAALDSLRKVMAIHKIALREEVR